The stretch of DNA GGGTCTTGCTTAAAAGACTGGTACAGTTGATCTACGTAGGCCGCGTCGGAGTTGGCAATATATGAGTATTGATCCATGACGAGGGCGCGTCGTTGTTTTGACTTGCAAAGGTAGCGTATCAATCAGACAGTTGACGGCAAATAATGGCGTTTTTATCAATTGGGTTGCAGGCCATAACGCGCTCACTAATACAACAGCATTTTTGTAGGTTTGGTTGAATAACTATTTTCCGACGAATCAACCGTTTGCGTTGGATTACGTAACGAAACAGGCCGTTTGCGAATGCCTGATTCGCCCTTTCCCGCACTCCTGCGTATATTTGACCAACAATCGCGCCCGCTGATTTCCCTTATGAACGTCGAAACGGCATCTTCTGCAACCTCGTATTCGTTACAGGCCCCACGCTGGCAACGGGCGTTGGGCATCCGGCCCGACGAAGTCCGGACGGTAGGGCTGTTTTTTCTGCATAATTTTCTGCTCGGCATCGGCACGATCCTGATTTACGTAGCGGCCAATGCTATTCTGCTCGAAAACCAGCCTGAAACCAGTTTGCCACTGGCATATATTTTTTCGGCGATGGGCATGATACTGGTTGGGCGGTTATATGCGCACTACGAACACCATTTGCTGCTGAGTAACTTAGCCATTCGGGTGCTGCTGGCCGTTACGGTGCTGACGGTGGTGGTTGGCGTACTGGTTGTGGTCGGTCATTCGGTGGCGGCTGCTGTGGCAATTATGGTAGGATACCGGATTATTTACCTGCTGGCAAATCTGGAATTTTGGGGCGTGTCGGCGGTGGTGTTCGATACGCGGCAGAGCAAGCGGCTGTTCAGCGTGATCAGTTCGGGCGATATGCCGGCCAAAGCGTTGGGGGCTGTGCTGGCGGCTTTGGTACACGCCCATGAAGAAGTGCTACGGCTCCTGATTGTTGCACTGGGCGCGTTTCTGGCGTCGCTTTATGTGTTGCGGCTTACCATTCTATCACACGATGTAGAGGCTGTTCATCGCCCGGCGCGGTCGGTGCAGCGCGAACCGATGCCGCTCATCGGCAACCGATTCGGCGGTAGCGAACTGGTTTTTTTCATGTGCCTGAGTATGGCCGTGTTAACAACCGTTGCCACCGAAATCGAGTACAGTTTTTTTGTCAATGTCAAACACCGCTTTCACGATCAAACCGATGTTATTCAGTACGTTAGTATCGTGCTGGCAATTACTTACGGCGTGGCAATGATAGTGAAGCTGCTGCTATCGCGGCAGGCACTCGACCGTTTTGGCATTCAACGGTCGTTGCTGGTGCTGCCGTGGGTGGCACTTACCGGGCTGATTGGCCTGAGCATTCTGAACGCCGTATTGCCCGACGAAACCAGCCTGCTGATCTATTTTTGTGGACTGTATTTAGTGTTCGAGGTCATCCGTCGGGCCTTGTTCGACCCTGTATTTTTAGTGTTGTTTCAGCCATTGTCGGCTCCGCAGCGGTTGCAGGGCCACACGCTGGTGAAAGGTTTGTACGAGCCTATTGGGCTGGGAGTGGCCGGTTTTCTGATTTTCGGGCTACACGGTCGGCCTGCGCTCGAAGCTCTGGCACCGCTGGTGTGGGCTATTCTGCTGGGCGTGGGCGTATGGCTCCTGGGCCGGACCTATCGGCGATATTTGCAGGAACTAAACGACGCCATCGGTCGGCGGTTTCTGGAGCGCGACCAGTTGGCAATGCCTAAAACCGCCCAAACAAGCATTATTGCTCAACTGCAAAGCTCCGACCCGGCAAAAGTGGTAGGTGCTATTGGCTGGCTCCGAAATCAAAACCCAAACGCGCTGCTGGAGCACGCTACTCCTCTGCTTCAGCATGCTGATACAACGGTACGACGGCGGATGCTGGATGCTCTGGCCGATTTGAGCCTGCCCGTTCCGGTAAAACCCGTTACGCACATCGCCCTGACCGACACGGAGCCTGAGCTTCGTCAACAGGCCGCTTATTTACTGGGCAGGCGGGTAAGCGCGTCTGCGTCTGAAATAGGCCCGTTATTACATCATTCTGATCTCGCCATCCGGCAAGGTACGATTCGGGGCATTCTCGAACTAAATCCACGCGACGCAGCCGCCCGACAGGAGCTTTCTAATCTGCTAACCGATGCTGACCCGACCCGGCAGCCGATGGCGTTGCAACTCATTGCCCAACTCCGGCTTAATGATTTTGCTACGGCAGTGAAACAACGGCTCAAAAGCCCGGATGTTGCTCTTAGAAAACAGGCGTTTAACACTGCCGGGCAACTCACCGATTCCGATTTGCGGGGTCAGCTCCTGAATGCACTACTCGACGCTACGTCGGGCCGGTTGGCTATGCAGGCTCTGAAAGCGCACCCATCGGGTACAGTGCCTGAACTGCGTCGGCTGATGCAGACCCAGTCGGACCGGCTCCTGCACGAACGCGTAACCAGTATTGCCGGGTCGGTACGGACGCCGGAGAATCGGGAGCTACTCAACGAACTGGCCCAGAAACCTGACCGACACGTGCGCGGAGCCGCTCTTCGTGGGCTGCGTCGGTTTCCGAATATCAGCGACGATGACGCGCTATTCCACAAACTGCTTACCGACGAACTGGCGTTGGCTCATCGGCTTCTGCATGGTAGCCTAACAACCCCTGAGCTGACAAAAACCTTGGATTATGAGTTATCGGTACTCATGCAGCGGCTGTTCGATATTCTGACGCAACTGTATGATTCAGACACCATTGCCCACGCCCGTGCTGGTGTGAACCACCCCGCCCGCGAACGCCGGGCCAACGCCCTCGAAATTCTCGATAACCTGATTCCCAGATCGGCCTACCAAACCTTGCAGGTATTGATCGACGATTTGCCCCGCGCCGAAAAAGTACGCATCTTAGACGCCGAACTCGGTCTGTTCCGGCAACCAGAAACCATCCAGGCGTTTATTCTCGAAAACGGCGAGATGTATTTTACGGCCTGGACAGTACACCGGGCTTTACGGATGTTGTCGTCTGCCGACGCCGACATCGCCCGGCAGAAAATCAATTCAGCGGCTTCTACTCCTTCGCCCCTGCTTATGAATCAGTCAACCCATGCAAGCCAGATTTCTGAATACGACCGCGTATTGCTGTTAGCCAACACAAGCCTGTTTACGTTCACGCCCGAAAACGTGCTGGCGAGCATTACACCCATCATGCGCGAAGAACAGCACCCGGCAGGCACGGTGCTATTTAACAAGGGCGACCTCGGCACGGCTCTCTACGTGATTGACAAAGGCGAGGTGAGCATTCGCGACGGCAACACCGAACTGACACGCTTTGGCCGGGGCGATTTTTTTGGCGAACTGGCTCTGCTCGACGCCGAAACCCGCTCGGCCACTGCCGTTGCCCTGACCGACCTGCGGCTACTTCGGCTCGAACAGGATGATTTCTACGACCTGATGGAAGAACGTGGTGAAGTACTACGCAGCATTATCCGAAGCCTGTCGGCCCGGATTCGACGGCAAAATGATGTGATGGCAGGCCGGGCGACAGTGGCGTCTACCTGATAACGCTATATCCAAACCCTCATCGCCTATATCCTATGTCTATACCCGACGGAATTGGGGCCATTGTCACGGCGGCCCTTATGCTCCAATACCTACGCAAATTCTTGGACATACCCACGCGGTTGCCCGACTGGGACTGGGTGTATAAAAATGCCTGGCCGGCTGCGGGTGTTCTGATCGGCATTTTCGTCCTGTTCAAAGGGGGCGAAACCGCTACGTTCTGGGTATGGGCGGGCGTGTATGGCATTGTCTGCTACACCATCTGGCGCATCAAAAATTATCAGCCCGCCCGCACCATTCTGCTGGCCCTGGCTCCGCTGGCCGTTGTGACCGTACTTGGTAAGCTGTTCAAAGCTATTGCCCCCAGCATCTATAACGACTACGATGTTTATGTCGGGTCAGCAGCCGGGTTTGCCATTTTGTGGCTGTTTTCGTTCTTCTTCATTGCCAACCGGCAGAAGAAAAGCG from Spirosoma montaniterrae encodes:
- a CDS encoding cyclic nucleotide-binding domain-containing protein, with the protein product MNVETASSATSYSLQAPRWQRALGIRPDEVRTVGLFFLHNFLLGIGTILIYVAANAILLENQPETSLPLAYIFSAMGMILVGRLYAHYEHHLLLSNLAIRVLLAVTVLTVVVGVLVVVGHSVAAAVAIMVGYRIIYLLANLEFWGVSAVVFDTRQSKRLFSVISSGDMPAKALGAVLAALVHAHEEVLRLLIVALGAFLASLYVLRLTILSHDVEAVHRPARSVQREPMPLIGNRFGGSELVFFMCLSMAVLTTVATEIEYSFFVNVKHRFHDQTDVIQYVSIVLAITYGVAMIVKLLLSRQALDRFGIQRSLLVLPWVALTGLIGLSILNAVLPDETSLLIYFCGLYLVFEVIRRALFDPVFLVLFQPLSAPQRLQGHTLVKGLYEPIGLGVAGFLIFGLHGRPALEALAPLVWAILLGVGVWLLGRTYRRYLQELNDAIGRRFLERDQLAMPKTAQTSIIAQLQSSDPAKVVGAIGWLRNQNPNALLEHATPLLQHADTTVRRRMLDALADLSLPVPVKPVTHIALTDTEPELRQQAAYLLGRRVSASASEIGPLLHHSDLAIRQGTIRGILELNPRDAAARQELSNLLTDADPTRQPMALQLIAQLRLNDFATAVKQRLKSPDVALRKQAFNTAGQLTDSDLRGQLLNALLDATSGRLAMQALKAHPSGTVPELRRLMQTQSDRLLHERVTSIAGSVRTPENRELLNELAQKPDRHVRGAALRGLRRFPNISDDDALFHKLLTDELALAHRLLHGSLTTPELTKTLDYELSVLMQRLFDILTQLYDSDTIAHARAGVNHPARERRANALEILDNLIPRSAYQTLQVLIDDLPRAEKVRILDAELGLFRQPETIQAFILENGEMYFTAWTVHRALRMLSSADADIARQKINSAASTPSPLLMNQSTHASQISEYDRVLLLANTSLFTFTPENVLASITPIMREEQHPAGTVLFNKGDLGTALYVIDKGEVSIRDGNTELTRFGRGDFFGELALLDAETRSATAVALTDLRLLRLEQDDFYDLMEERGEVLRSIIRSLSARIRRQNDVMAGRATVAST